The proteins below are encoded in one region of Ammospiza nelsoni isolate bAmmNel1 chromosome 23, bAmmNel1.pri, whole genome shotgun sequence:
- the IL10 gene encoding interleukin-10, protein MSSEQVSTFEISDVTPRLATLSRAESQRNCTVKIPDEAEETQPSCLRFPELLPAKLKELRIKFEEIKDYFQSKDDDLSIQLLSSDLLEEIKGSLGCQSVSEMMEFYLEEVLPRAMRSSSQHQHSMGDLGNLLLNLRAMMRRCHKFFTCEERSRSMEHVKEAYSRMKKNGLYKAMGEFDIFINYIERYLTMRRRN, encoded by the exons ATGAGTTCTGAGCAGGTTTCCACATTTGAAATTTCCGACGTCACGCCTCGCCTGgcca cgctcagcagggctgagtcACAGCGAAACTGCACCGTCAAGATCCCTGACGAGGCAGAGGAAACGCAG ccctcctgcctgcGCTTCCCCGAGCTGCTGCCCGCCAAGCTCAAAGAGCTCAGGATCAAGTTTGAGGAAATTAAGGATTATTTT CAATCAAAAGATGACGACCTCAGCATCCAACTGCTCAGCTCTGACCTGCTGGAGGAAATCAAG gggagCCTGGGCTGCCAGTCGGTGTCGGAGATGATGGAATTCTACCTGGAGGAGGTTCTGCCCAGGgccatgaggagcagcagccagcaccagcacagcatgGGCGACCTGGGCAACCTCCTGCTGAACCTCAGAGCCATGATGAGACGCTGT CACAAATTCTTCACCtgtgaggagaggagcaggagcatgGAGCACGTCAAGGAGGCCTACAGCAGG ATGAAGAAGAATGGACTCTACAAGGCCATGGGAGAGTTTGACATCTTCATCAACTACATTGAAAGATATTTAACAATGAGGAGAAGGAACTGA